Genomic segment of Helicobacteraceae bacterium:
AATACCGTTGCGCGAAAGCTCTTGATAGACTCTGCGTTCGCCGCTTATAAAAGGCGAGTAGAACAAAAAGATCAAAACCGCTATACCCGCGTGAATCCAAAACAGCGCCAATCGCGTTTTTCCCGAAGAGAGCGCGCCGCTTGAATCTCGCGCCATAAAAAACTTTATCGCGCCTAAAACAAAAAACGAAGCCAATATAACGCATATCGTTAAGATCGTCGCGATCGCGGTAAGAGAAATTTTATCAAACCTAAAACCATTTAGCAGATAATCGACGGCGATAAAATTAAAACGGCTGTAATACGCGCCCCAAAATAGATATTCAAGCGTCGCGCAAAATAGCAGCAAAAACGAGAAAATAAAGATAAGCGAATAAAGATAGATTTTACCCGCCGTCGCGCGGTAAAAACATTCGCTAAAAATTAGCGTCAAAACGCAAGGAATAAGCAGTATATACGCAAGCGAAAATAGATCGTTTATCGCGCCGAAAAATAACGCTTCAAGCGCCGCTAAAAACTCCCAATTAAAATTGCCGCTATACACGACAAACAGCGCCAATCGCAATAACATGCTCGCGATTAACGCGATTGAAATAAGCGCTCCAAGCGCTCTAAAATGAGTCGTCGCAAGATAAGATCGCATAAATTCCTCGCAAAAATAAAAACGCCATTTTACCATTGCGTCGTAAGCGCGCGCTGGGTAAAATGCTCCAATTTTCGTTTAAGGAACGTCAAATGAGTTGTAAACATCTCCTTTTATGCGCGTTATTGTCTATTGGCGCGTATGCCCAAAGCATATCGATCGACGTATTAGACGCCACGATCAAAGACAAACGGGTTTCGGGCGCGAGCGTAATACTCCAGCAGACGGGCGAGGCGAGCTTGCAGGCAAAAACCGGCGCGAACGGCAAAGCTACGATCGCCTTGCCAAAACCCATTAAAGCCGACGCGACGCTGATCGTTAAAAAAGAGGGCTACTCCGACCTAGTCGTCAAATGCCCGTGCGACGGGCTGACCTACGCGCTTAGCCCCGTTATGCAAAGTCTTGACGGATTGCGCGTCGTGCTTTCGTGGGGCGCTCAACCGCTCGATCTCGATTCCCATCTTGTTTTCGGCTCCCAGCACGTCTATTTTGACGATCCCGCGAGCGCGTATGGCGGTAACGCTTACCTCGACGTGGACGACAGGAATAGTTTTGGTCCCGAAACTATCACGATCCAAAAGCTAGAGCCAAATCAAGCCTATATTTACGCGGTGCATAATTTTTCGCGAAGCTATTGCGACGTCAAACCCTCCAACCGCGGTTGCGACTCCGCGATAACCTCGATTGCTTCTAGCGGGGCAAAGGTTTTTGTGTATTCGGGGCGATCGCTCGTGAAAACTTACGTTCCGCCGCAAGAAGGCGGCGCTTTATGGACGGTTTTCAGGATTGATCAAAACGGGCAGATTGTCGATCTAAACGCTCTGCACGAAATTACGCCTAACGATATTCAATTTCCAGACGGAGACGACAATCTTAATCTGATCGCTCCGCGCAAAATGTCGGGGCTAATCAAAACTCTCGCCCAAACGGATAACCGCGCCGCCGCCTCCGCGATCGATCCGCGCGCCGAAGCGATAAACAAAAAGGGCGAAAAAGCCTACCATTCAGGCGATATAGAGGGCAGTATTCGCTACTATCAAAACGCCGTGGAGATCGATCCCGCTTTCG
This window contains:
- a CDS encoding tetratricopeptide repeat protein, giving the protein MSCKHLLLCALLSIGAYAQSISIDVLDATIKDKRVSGASVILQQTGEASLQAKTGANGKATIALPKPIKADATLIVKKEGYSDLVVKCPCDGLTYALSPVMQSLDGLRVVLSWGAQPLDLDSHLVFGSQHVYFDDPASAYGGNAYLDVDDRNSFGPETITIQKLEPNQAYIYAVHNFSRSYCDVKPSNRGCDSAITSIASSGAKVFVYSGRSLVKTYVPPQEGGALWTVFRIDQNGQIVDLNALHEITPNDIQFPDGDDNLNLIAPRKMSGLIKTLAQTDNRAAASAIDPRAEAINKKGEKAYHSGDIEGSIRYYQNAVEIDPAFAQAYSNMGLSYLKLDRFSESIWANRNAIALASGEEANVIRASSYYNIARLYEKYADFSQALRYYELAKAQNANPTYDKAIARVKAKR